The following are from one region of the Magallana gigas chromosome 6, xbMagGiga1.1, whole genome shotgun sequence genome:
- the LOC105344372 gene encoding 5'-AMP-activated protein kinase subunit beta-1 isoform X2, with product MGNTSASSASRSRHISGDETGPSLTAGRFLSDSNSSTQDTYEALIKSGYRRQRAATTQSQGDTAAIKTKLLPTVFKWDGGGKEVYITGTFNNWQQKIPLVKSHDGEFLTIIDLPEGEYQYRFYVDGNMCVDNNEPVVTNDKGTQNNVISVKKSDFEVFEALALDSLNTNSNKKGLDTPGSPTGEYCQDVPPRKPGEKHSGPPILPPHLLQVILNKDTPAHCEPTLLPEPNHVMLNHLYALSIKDGVMVLSATHRFRKKYVTTLLYKPI from the exons ATGGGAAACACGTCTGCGTCGTCTGCATCGCGGAGTAGGCACATTTCTGGAGATGAAACGGGTCCCTCCCTCACCGCTGGTAGATTCCTCTCGGACTCCAATTCCAGTACCCAAGATACTTACGAAGCCTTAATAAAATCTGGATATAgg aGACAGAGAGCAGCCACAACTCAGAGTCAAGGAGATACAGCTGCCATTAAGACAAAATTGCTACCAACGGTTTTTAAATGGGACGGTGGAGGAAAAGAAGTATACATAACAGGAACATTTAACAACTGGCAACAAAAAATTCCACTGGTTAAGAG TCATGATGGTGAGTTTCTCACCATTATTGATCTACCTGAAGGAGAATACCAATATAGATTTTATGTTGATGGCAACATGTGTGTAGACAACAATGAG CCTGTAGTAACAAATGACAAAGGAACTCAAAATAATGTGATATCTGTGAAAAAGTCAGACTTCGAGGTGTTTGAGGCACTGGCACTCGACAGCTTGAATACCAACAGCAACAAGAAAGGAT TGGACACACCTGGGTCTCCCACTGGGGAATACTGTCAAGATGTCCCTCCCAGGAAACCGGGAGAGAAGCACAGTGGACCGCCAATTCTACCTCCCCATCTGCTACAAGTGATACTAAACAAAGATACTCCAGCACAC TGTGAGCCAACTTTACTACCGGAGCCCAACCATGTGATGCTAAATCATCTGTATGCCTTGTCTATAAAA GACGGAGTTATGG
- the LOC105344372 gene encoding 5'-AMP-activated protein kinase subunit beta-2 isoform X3 codes for MGNTSASSASRSRHISGDETGPSLTAGRFLSDSNSSTQDTYEALIKSGYRRQRAATTQSQGDTAAIKTKLLPTVFKWDGGGKEVYITGTFNNWQQKIPLVKSHGDFTTIVDLPEGEHQYKFLVDGQWVHKAEEPVVTNDKGTQNNVISVKKSDFEVFEALALDSLNTNSNKKGLDTPGSPTGEYCQDVPPRKPGEKHSGPPILPPHLLQVILNKDTPAHCEPTLLPEPNHVMLNHLYALSIKDGVMVLSATHRFRKKYVTTLLYKPI; via the exons ATGGGAAACACGTCTGCGTCGTCTGCATCGCGGAGTAGGCACATTTCTGGAGATGAAACGGGTCCCTCCCTCACCGCTGGTAGATTCCTCTCGGACTCCAATTCCAGTACCCAAGATACTTACGAAGCCTTAATAAAATCTGGATATAgg aGACAGAGAGCAGCCACAACTCAGAGTCAAGGAGATACAGCTGCCATTAAGACAAAATTGCTACCAACGGTTTTTAAATGGGACGGTGGAGGAAAAGAAGTATACATAACAGGAACATTTAACAACTGGCAACAAAAAATTCCACTGGTTAAGAG TCATGGTGACTTTACGACCATTGTTGATTTGCCGGAGGGGGAGCATCAGTATAAGTTTTTAGTTGACGGGCAGTGGGTGCACAAAGCAGAAGAG CCTGTAGTAACAAATGACAAAGGAACTCAAAATAATGTGATATCTGTGAAAAAGTCAGACTTCGAGGTGTTTGAGGCACTGGCACTCGACAGCTTGAATACCAACAGCAACAAGAAAGGAT TGGACACACCTGGGTCTCCCACTGGGGAATACTGTCAAGATGTCCCTCCCAGGAAACCGGGAGAGAAGCACAGTGGACCGCCAATTCTACCTCCCCATCTGCTACAAGTGATACTAAACAAAGATACTCCAGCACAC TGTGAGCCAACTTTACTACCGGAGCCCAACCATGTGATGCTAAATCATCTGTATGCCTTGTCTATAAAA GACGGAGTTATGG
- the LOC105334178 gene encoding solute carrier organic anion transporter family member 4A1: MASDDRNEEKAKYGCLIFRPSCLQFFNSIRWHVFWHCAFSFCEGFIVNGVINIIIVTLEKRYELTSQKSGMIASANDFGAAALLILVGYLGTYANKPRLMAAGMFLMSLGCLVFSLPQFIGDEYTYSISSTTANSSANVCSASNSSTGSCSETSPKKNYEGYYSMLLLGNALIGIGAVPSFTLGLTYIEENSKVRSSPFYFGCTFCSAAVGVAVGYIAGAQTLSIFVDVDKIDTSNVSLTPFDPQWVGAWWIGILAGMGGFLLVLLPIVGYPKRLPGYDELQKEKISEAQNNSQKIYKEEENFGKSIKHLPRSLWLLAKNPAFVFIILGGTVEIFIIGGLATFGAKLFQEFFNIDIYEAGNLMGFITVPGSAGGMLFGGYIVKKFNLKCRGIIRFSCACLFLCMCLGPSFLASCPSQPIAGVSTSYPTTRESSFISSCNSDCDCSTAGYEPVCDQNQIVYFSPCHAGCSGVSDVNGTKMYEGCSCINRTALSMTLTSGTCSDRCSWFYVFCVLLFLMMFLTFSTMSPTLTAMFRCIPPQQRSLGIGIQLTFGRLLGTTPGPIFLGAILDSTCSVWQESCGAKGNCWIYDKWPLGIRLMLWWMGTKVVGFILLLIASFVYNPEVVKEEDEVEVRNEKTEKSAMDNPVFSILDENSYNTKL; this comes from the exons ATGGCCAGTGATGACAGGAATGAGGAAAAGGCAAAATATGGCTGTCTGATTTTTCGGCCGAG TTGTCTGCAGTTCTTTAATTCTATACGATGGCATGTATTCTGGCATTGTGCCTTCTCCTTCTGCGAGGGTTTCATTGTCAATGGCGTCATCAACATCATCATCGTCACTTTGGAAAAACGGTACGAGCTTACGAGCCAGAAGTCGGGCATGATAGCCTCAGCTAACGACTTTGGAGCTGCTGCTTTACTGATACTTGTGGGGTACCTTGGGACTTATGCAAACAAACCTCGTCTGATGGCAGCAGGCATGTTTTTGATGTCTTTGGGGTGTCTTGTATTCTCACTGCCGCAGTTTATTGGAGATGAATACACTTACAGCATATCAA GTACAACGGCCAATTCATCGGCGAATGTTTGCTCTGCATCCAACTCTAGTACTGGATCTTGTTCAGAAACGAGTCCAAAAAAGAACTACGAGGGTTACTATTCTATGCTCCTGCTTGGGAACGCTCTTATTGGTATAGGGGCAGTGCCGTCATTTACGTTAGGTCTGACGTACATTGAGGAAAACAGTAAAGTCAGGAGCTCGCCATTCTACTTTG GATGCACGTTTTGCAGTGCGGCTGTCGGTGTAGCAGTGGGGTACATTGCAGGGGCACAGACTCTCTCCATATTTGTCGATGTTGATAAAATCGACACCAGCAA tgtgtcGTTAACCCCATTTGACCCCCAGTGGGTAGGGGCATGGTGGATCGGCATCCTGGCTGGAATGGGGGGATTCCTCTTAGTTTTGTTACCAATAGTTGGGTACCCCAAGAGACTGCCAG gttaTGATGAATTGCAGAAGGAGAAGATTTCAGAAGCTCAGAATAATTCACAGAAAATATACAAggaagaagaaaattttggcaaaagcATAAAACATCTCCCCAGATCCCTTTGGCTTTTG GCAAAAAACCCggcttttgttttcattattcttGGCGGAACAGTGGAAATCTTTATCATCGGAGGACTAGCAACGTTTGGTGCCAAACTGTTTCaggaattttttaacattgacaTATATGAAGCGGGAAACTTGATGG GTTTTATCACGGTTCCCGGGTCGGCAGGAGGAATGCTGTTCGGGGGTTACATAGTGAAAAAGTTCAACCTGAAATGTCGAGGTATTATTCGCTTCAGCTGCGCATGCCTGTTCCTATGCATGTGTCTTGGTCCATCGTTTCTCGCCAGTTGTCCCAGTCAACCAATAGCTGGAGTATCAACGTCTTATCCAACCACTAG GGAGTCGTCTTTCATATCCTCCTGTAACTCGGACTGTGACTGCAGCACGGCGGGGTACGAGCCTGTCTGTGATCAAAACCAGATAGTCTACTTCTCCCCGTGTCACGCCGGATGTTCCGGTGTCAGCGACGTCAATGGAACCAAG ATGTATGAAGGTTGTTCCTGTATTAACCGCACGGCCTTGTCGATGACCCTGACAAGCGGCACGTGTTCGGACAGATGTTCTTGGTTTTATGTCTTCTGTGTGCTGTTGTTTTTGATGATGTTTCTGACGTTTTCCACAATGTCGCCTACACTGACCGCCATGTTTAG GTGCATACCCCCTCAACAGAGGTCACTGGGAATTGGAATCCAGCTGACATTTGGAAGATTGCTAG GTACCACACCAGGACCAATCTTTCTGGGCGCCATATTGGACAGTACCTGCTCAGTATGGCAGGAGAGCTGTGGTGCTAAAGGGAACTGTTGGATTTACGACAAATGGCCACTGGGTATTCGCCTGATGTTGTGGTGGATGGGCACCAAAGTAGTTGGGTTTATTCTTCTTCTTATCGCTTCCTTCGTCTACAATCCGGAGGTGGTTAAAGAAGAAGACGAAGTAGAAGTGAGGAATGAGAAAACGGAGAAATCAGCGATGGATAACCCTGTTTTTAGCATTCTTGATGAGAATAGTTACAATACAAAATTGTGA
- the LOC136276385 gene encoding uncharacterized protein, whose product MLIGADYNWSIVGDRIIIGNGPTAVESKVGYLISGPIRSSGKQHSGMFHILADHKVEEVDLEKFWKIESMGIDDQSEEIKGKENLLNYAATSIDKEDGHYVAKIPWKENSPCLPTNYEIVKRRTENVIQR is encoded by the coding sequence ATGCTAATTGGTGCAGACTACAATTGGAGCATAGTAGGAGACAGAATCATCATAGGAAATGGACCCACGGCGGTCGAATCAAAGGTTGGATATCTTATATCTGGACCTATCCGCTCATCTGGAAAACAGCATTCAGGGATGTTCCATATTTTGGCAGATCATAAAGTGGAAGAGGTTGACCTGGAAAAATTCTGGAAAATTGAATCCATGGGAATTGATGATCAGAGTGAAGAGATAAAAGGCAAGGAGAATCTCTTAAATTATGCTGCTACATCAATCGATAAAGAGGATGGTCATTATGTTGCTAAAATCCCCTGGAAAGAAAACTCTCCCTGCTTACCTACAAACTACGAGATTGTGAAAAGAAGAACAGAAAATGTTATTCAGAGATAA
- the LOC105344371 gene encoding beclin 1-associated autophagy-related key regulator: MATSSSCESNLAPTEFNLTSSIESSPGLTVAIERCPLCDGSRRSFHCRKCVNEGLFVHTKGSHPERYKEKRFKLDHLQKERQGRLERVQDALRQHMQRDKQIGEIEKCRERINLLKMALTAAKEKKRKSKEIFDKKKRENYMRVVKGRKHEEKKKRIYSYIETVRMSNEEKKELCLQKKRELAAERKIQVQRLVEFIFQVEEVALISESDSMAVSTVSALRDASHTAYVRGQWVYTDGSGEAQYRIVEPTLPCSGDYSAYNLWVAASQENGGNPDNSLRNPGHRISAGLCYASQMTAILSHILDIRLPRKQPYSEFCTNEITERQFKHSVASLNQNILYLCFSQSVPNPERLDPRNTLQNIVVLLSCPLLGRNSNFEIDKDLMASIEDSIIFQEEDSDTGGMEDEMINDWEQVSEDVTYVTDVPARSGYSSTLSNIQTMSYPGQPPEQLTASGFVTSAATSFMSLFRGGDHKS; the protein is encoded by the exons ATGGCGACCTCCAGTTCTTGTGAAAGCAACTTAGCTCCAACAGAATTTAACTTGACCAGTTCGATAGAAAGTTCCCCTGGTCTCACTGTCGCCATAGAACGATGCCCCTTATGCGATGGAAGTAGGCGGTCATTTCATTGCAGAAAATGTGTCAACGAAGGACTCTTTGTTCACACGAAAGGAAGCCATCCTGAAAG aTACAAAGAAAAGAGATTCAAGCTTGATCATTTGCAAAAAGAAAGACAAGGAAGGTTGGAGAG ggTACAAGATGCACTGAGACAGCACATGCAAAGAGACAAACAA ATCGGGGAAATTGAAAAATGCAGAGAGAGGATAAACCTGTTAAAAATGGCTCTCACAGCAGCAAAAGAAAAGAAGAGGAAAA GTAAAGAAATTTTCGAcaagaaaaagagagaaaactATATGCGGGTTGTGAAAGGTCGAAAACATGAAGAGAAGAAAAAGCGCATTTATTCCTACATTGAAACAGTGAGAATGTCAAATGAAGAGAAAAAAGAGCTTTGTTTACAGAAAAAGAGGGAACTAGCTGCAGAGAGGAAGATACAGGTCCAGAGATTGGTGGAGTTTATCTTTCAGGTGGAGGAAGTGGCTCTTATTAG TGAGTCAGACTCGATGGCTGTGAGCACAGTGAGTGCCCTGCGAGATGCGAGTCACACGGCCTATGTCAGAGGGCAGTGGGTGTACACTGATGGTAGTGGCGAGGCCCAGTACAGGATCGTGGAGCCCACCTTACCCTGCAGTGGGGACTACTCAGCCTATAATCTGTGGG tgGCTGCTAGTCAGGAAAATGGTGGTAACCCAGACAACAGTTTAAGGAACCCAGGTCACAGAATCAGTGCGGGTTTGTGCTACGCTAGTCAGATGACAGCCATCCTCAGTCATATACTGGACATCCGCCTGCCAAGAAAACAGCCTTATAG CGAGTTTTGTACTAATGAGATCACAGAGCGGCAGTTCAAGCACAGTGTGGCCTCTCTCAACCAGAACATCCTGTATCTGTGCTTCTCCCAGAGTGTGCCCAATCCCGAGCGGCTTGACCCCCGCAACACCCTCCAGAACATCGTGGTGCTACTCTCCTGTCCTTTATTGGGAAG GAACTCCAACTTTGAAATTGACAAAGACCTGATGGCATCCATTGAAGACTCTATCATATTTCAAGAGGAAGATTCGGATACTGGAGGAATGGAGGATGAAATGATCAATGATTGGGAACAGGTGTCAGAGGATGTGACCTATGTGACAGACGTTCCAGCCCGATCTGGATATAGCAGCACTCTATCCAACATCCAGACAATGTCGTATCCAGGTCAGCCTCCGGAACAACTGACTGCCAGTGGTTTTGTTACATCTGCAGCCACATCTTTCATGTCATTATTCAGGGGAGGAGATCACAAAAGCTGA
- the LOC105344372 gene encoding 5'-AMP-activated protein kinase subunit beta-1 isoform X1 — MGNTSASSASRSRHISGDETGPSLTAGRFLSDSNSSTQDTYEALIKSGYRRQRAATTQSQGDTAAIKTKLLPTVFKWDGGGKEVYITGTFNNWQQKIPLVKSSHDGEFLTIIDLPEGEYQYRFYVDGNMCVDNNEPVVTNDKGTQNNVISVKKSDFEVFEALALDSLNTNSNKKGLDTPGSPTGEYCQDVPPRKPGEKHSGPPILPPHLLQVILNKDTPAHCEPTLLPEPNHVMLNHLYALSIKDGVMVLSATHRFRKKYVTTLLYKPI; from the exons ATGGGAAACACGTCTGCGTCGTCTGCATCGCGGAGTAGGCACATTTCTGGAGATGAAACGGGTCCCTCCCTCACCGCTGGTAGATTCCTCTCGGACTCCAATTCCAGTACCCAAGATACTTACGAAGCCTTAATAAAATCTGGATATAgg aGACAGAGAGCAGCCACAACTCAGAGTCAAGGAGATACAGCTGCCATTAAGACAAAATTGCTACCAACGGTTTTTAAATGGGACGGTGGAGGAAAAGAAGTATACATAACAGGAACATTTAACAACTGGCAACAAAAAATTCCACTGGTTAAGAG CAGTCATGATGGTGAGTTTCTCACCATTATTGATCTACCTGAAGGAGAATACCAATATAGATTTTATGTTGATGGCAACATGTGTGTAGACAACAATGAG CCTGTAGTAACAAATGACAAAGGAACTCAAAATAATGTGATATCTGTGAAAAAGTCAGACTTCGAGGTGTTTGAGGCACTGGCACTCGACAGCTTGAATACCAACAGCAACAAGAAAGGAT TGGACACACCTGGGTCTCCCACTGGGGAATACTGTCAAGATGTCCCTCCCAGGAAACCGGGAGAGAAGCACAGTGGACCGCCAATTCTACCTCCCCATCTGCTACAAGTGATACTAAACAAAGATACTCCAGCACAC TGTGAGCCAACTTTACTACCGGAGCCCAACCATGTGATGCTAAATCATCTGTATGCCTTGTCTATAAAA GACGGAGTTATGG